A region of the Arachis hypogaea cultivar Tifrunner chromosome 15, arahy.Tifrunner.gnm2.J5K5, whole genome shotgun sequence genome:
AAACATGTTCTTCCAACTAAGGTTCCATACCTGGTAGTAGCTCGGGAACTATCTCTCCCCACCCTCCCATCCTTGGCATGGAGCCAATCAATATTCGAGGCCGGCTCAGGCTCGTGCTGAACACCACCCAGCTGTGGCAGCACCCTATCCACCTGGTGCCACTCAATGATGGCGAAGTATATCAAGCAAGTACATGCACACCATAACCGACTGTGCTCCTCTGTGCATATATGCGTACGGTCTCCTTCGTagcatcatctggcagcaccCTAAACCTCTCATGAAAGCAGGTGAAGTGGATTGTATACTGCTTCACCTTATTCTATGGTGGAAGCTCGCCAAACAGTTCCTCAAACCACTCCCATGCCGGTTTTCCTTCTTCCATAAACTTCTCAAAATCAGTAAGGCACTCGGATACCGGTAAACCATCCATGGGCAGCCCAAACTGGTATACTACATCCTGCAGCGTGATAGTGCATTCTCCAAAGGGCATATGAAAGGTATGCAtctcaggacgccacctctcaatGAAAGCACTAACTAAGGGCTCATCCAACCAAAACTACCTGGTGTTGAGCCTCGCCAGGTGGTACAAACCGGCCCTTTCCAGATATGGAACGATCCTGTCATACAGAGGCATGTTCTGCTGCCTCCGGACACTATATATACACCTAGTCGCCTGGAGCATGTCACAGAATACACCAAACATATAAAAAACCCAACAGTAATAATTTATAGTCATCAACCACATAACTAcaattttaaagtttaaactgACATACACTTCCTATTTTCTAATCACAAAATTCAATGAAAGATATAAACGattgaaataataatttaaatactaCATTGtatgatttaaaataataatttaaatctaaatttaaataaattaactaaCAATTACGAAACTAAAAATAACCAAAACACCAAAAAATACGAAAAATATTATACAACATACATTAACTAAAAATAACCAAACTAACCTCTTTGTTTATGCTCCCAACAATGTTCGCAACGCCGTTTAGCCTGTATAGACTGCGTGCCTCCGCCATGGTCCCGGCTCCGATCTCAACTCAACTCAAccacttctctctctttttctttttctagaaaACCactacttctctctctagaaatcttTCTTTTCCAACACAAATGTAATCCGCGAGACCCCTTCAGCGTATTTATACTaatgcataaaccgctacaccccTCTCGCGGTTTATGCACATTCTACGCCAACATGTAAACCGCGACACCCCGTCGCGGTTTATGCTCATTTTTAGTTGCACGTAATCTGCGACACCCAATAGCGGATTACGTGTATTCGTAAACTGCGGGACCCCCTGTCGCGATTTAcatagattaggaaaaaaatgcATTTTGGTATCCATTTTCCATTTTGTGCATTCTGGTAAAATTAGttttcatattatttaatatgaTAAATTGCCCAAAAATTGATTGCACTTGAACTTttactatttaaaatataatatctttaaaatactattttcgttgaactaaattaaaaatttaattaatttacaaattaatattttttttataaatatagtttaataaagatgaagattaatatataattatttttatatgatgttaatagttaaaaattattagatgataatCTAGCTAggcaaatattaaattatctaaacaTAAATACTTTTTTCGGCTCATGACTTTTTACCCAAAAGATGACACACACGAAGATTAAGGTATGTGTCGTTTTTCGGATAAAGGGTCAGGAGAGAAAAGAGTATTTATCtattatctaaaaatttttaaatatcaattttatataaaaataactgtaTGTAAATTTTCACTTTAACAAAAATGTATTTGATTTGAATGGATAATTTTGCCCTTTGTATTCCTTTATTTGTAATACAACTTACCACTACTACGACGACCATTAATTATAAGACGGTTGCTATTAAttattgatgagagagaaaacagGTTAGAGTTCACCCTTAACAGGTTAGACTTATAATAAATAATTCTGAAacttaatttgatttaaaatttgttaggaattttgataatttaaaaaaatacaaaataaataaatacaattaaataaaattaaagatattaaatatataaaaaatgaagatATATACATGTAGTTAAAGAAATAAGTAGAATAGTAAATAAAagactttaaataaaataaaagatacaaGATCAAGTCCTTGTTATTATACTTTTTAGtacaataaaattatatatttattggtCTAAAATGGTGAAAATGGACCTTCTCaatggttaaaaaaaattaagagtgtaaagtgtgatctttaatCCTtcattgttctttttttttatatttatttttagttttatttataaaattaatggtgagagatcacattttatttttttaattgttaaaaaaaattgagaagatacATTTTTCAAAATGGCCTATCAAACTATTTTCATAAGCTTGAATTTGACATATGAAAAATTTtgaacttttaaaattatttggatCTCAAACTATTTTTTGTGGGCCAAACACAAACTTCTCCCAAATTATTTTTAAACCGTTctcttttatattaatatatctaaagaataaaaatatatttttaaaatttttaacgcATTAAATCATCTAAAAAAAGTTGCAGCTGCACTCCTAAATTCACAAGAGATTGTGTGTATATGTTTGTGGGATAAGAGAAGTGGTAAGAAAGTTGTCCTTATAGAAATTAAAAACCGATTAACCAAATTTCATCAAAGCACCAGTGGTCTAGTGGTAGAATAGTACCCTGCCACGGTACAGACCCGGGTTCGATTCCCGGCTGGTGCAATGTGTGTTGAGAGCGGTGATGTAATCCAAACTCTGTGTTGGATAGGGTCCTTCACGTTCTGATCCTAATGGATGAACTCAAGTGCCGTCTGAGCTCTTGTCTTTTTTACTATTTTGAAAAGGTTCTCCATACATGTTGTTTAAATGAATATTTTCTCTAAATATTTTATTACATGATGAATTTCTCGGAATAATACAAGTTCGCTTGCAATACATTTGGTTGTAACTACCTCTAACTTACTAATTCTTCAAGAgtactatatttatatatataagtaattatCCACATTCGAGAGACAAATCTACCAACAAGTACCTGCGTGCGTTATTTCATGTGCCAAATAATTTCGTTGTGATTAGTTTATTCACTCTAAAATAAACTGAAACGACGCCGTTTAACTTTATCTTTTTTCTTGTTACTTGTTTGGGTTCAGTGAAGTGAAACGCTGTGAAGAAGGGAAAAAaatggcttcttcttcttcttcgatgtGCGCTTCTTACTCTTCAGTAATCTCGAGACCTTTTTATAATTCTCAACCGCAATTCGCGTTCTTCCGTACCGGGAAACTCGGTTCGGTTCCCGATTCGGGTGGGCGGTTCAGGTGTATGGCTGGTCAAACCGGATTCTTCACGAAGCTTGGGAGGCTAATAAAGGAGAAGGCGAAGAGCGACGTTGAGAAGATATTCTCCGGCGGGTTCACGAAGACGCGGAAAAACCTCGCCGTCATCGACGAGCTTCTTCTCTATTGGAATCTCTCCGACACCGATCGAGTACTCGACGAGCTCGAAGAGGTTTAGCTTCTTACGAAATTGAAAAGCtcctaaaataataaaatgcgtaatgtaatgttatttgaaaaagaaaatggttttttattatttactatttaagTTTATGATTTGATGTGTTCATTTTGTGTTCAGGCTCTTTTGGTGTCTGATTTTGGACCAAAAATCACTATTAAGATAGTGGAGAATTTGCGTGAGGATATATTGTCAGGGAAGCTCAAATCAGGCACTGAGATAAAGGTATCATTTCAATCAGCACACACACTCTGATAGAAGAAAATCCTTGCACTTTGATCATTTTATCTATATTACTTAATATACCAGGGAATTTCAAATTTTGTGACATGAAATATGTTATGCATGGATTTGAATGGCTTTAGGAAGCACTGAAACAGAATGTCTTGGATTTGTTGACGACTAAGGTGAGTAAAACTGAACTTCAACTTGGATTCAGGTGAGAGGGctatttaacttttgattttGACATTGTTATGAGACAGCAATTTTTATTAGTTGCCAATTTTGTGCTTTATATTGGATTAATTTGTTATCTTCAGGAAGCCAGCTGTAATAATGATAGTTGGTGTTAATGGTGGTGGAAAGACAACATCTCTGGGTAAGAAAAAGACTTAAGAAATTGACCCTATTATTTGCCTTGTAATGAAACCAAAAATTGCTATGAAACacaattttcttttatctttctcTCCTATGAACAAACTTATAATCTAAGTTTATTGTGTTTGGTGAGGTTGGAAAAATATTAAACTTTTATGGCATAGAGTAACTAATAGGTTAAAGTTTGGTCGTTGATGCTGTTATAGTGTAACTAGTGCTTAAAAACTCCAATTCTTTTAAGATATGAAGCAGAGGCAAACAGTTTAGAAATTTAAAAGCATGCGAACATGACAGCTCTTTCATGCAGGAAAGCTGGCGTATAGACTGAAGAAAGAAGGGGCAAAGGTTAGATTATGTTACTTGAGTTTGGTTTATGCCATGACTACTTAGGATATGATGGTTAATGCTGGTTTTCTGTTTGTATCTTTAAAAATCAACCAGATACTGATGGCTGCTGGTGATACATTTAGAGCAGCTGCTGGTGATCAGCTAGAGATATGGGCTGAAAGGACTGATTGTGAGATTGTTAGGGCTGAATCAGAGAAAGCCAAAGCATCATCAGGTACAAATGAAGTTAGAGTTCACTCAATTACCACCAGATCTTCTGTTCATTCTTTTTCACATAACTTCATTTCTtactttatttgattttattctttaaaaaattcGATTAAATTTGTTTTAGTCTTTATTGTTATATCTATAGTTGTTACTATATTGTATTACTTGCAGTGCTTACACAAGCtgtgaaaaagggaaaagaacTAGGTTTCGATATTGTTTTATGCGATACATCTGGACGTAAGTGCGAAATTTTACAGATAGCTATTTTGTATTTTCATGAACTACTTTATTGTTTGTAATACTAACGCTGCTGATCACTTTGAATTGTCAGGTTTACACACTAATTACAGCCTAATGGAAGAATTGATTTCTTGTAAAAAGGCAGTGAGCAAAGTCGTTGCTGGTGCCCCTAATGTAAGTCCAAGTTTTTGGCAGTTACTTTTTGCTCTTTTTACACGCATTTTACTTCTGGTGATAGATGTACTTATGATTTGAAAGTGATTTCCCAAGTTTTATTCATATGAGGCTCTGAGGGGTAAGCTTTTAGACTTCCAGACAGAATTTGATGAGCCATTATAGTACTTACAATCTTTGTTAATGTACGAAAACTCTCTATATCTGTATTTTCTTACAATCTGTTCATCTAAATGACTTCTTTATCCCTGTTCAACAAGATTGTGCGCTTTTGACATTTTTAATTCCTCATGGGCTGACACTAACAATAACTTCTTTCTTACCTGAGTTGGCATTGATGATGTCTGCAGGAGATCCTACTGGTTCTGGATGGAACTACAGGTTTGAATATGCTGCCACAGGCAAGAGAGTTCAATGAGGTAAACActagtttatgttttgaattggatttTTGTCTGACCAGTTCGAAGTTCTACTAATAGGAATAATAAACTTCATTCTGTCCCTTCCCGTGCTTACATCTTTTATCAAACCGTGACCCAATGAATTGTCTATCACATATTAGTTTTTTAGGGTGTAGTGTGATTATTGCCCCTTAATATTTCCAAATCAATTCGATGTTAGTTGTTACCTAAACTGTTTCAACACTAAAACCTCCAAAGTGCAGGTTGTAGGTGTTACGGGTTTAATTTTGACCAAGCTGGATGGTTCTGCAAGAGGCGGCTGTGTGGTATTCTCTTCATTTCATCTTACTGATCTCTACTATTTTAGGGCTCAACAaatctaatattatttatttttgctggGGCGATCATGTTGAAATTGTAAGACACTGATATCTGTTGTCAGGTCAGTGTTGTTGATGAGCTTGGAATCCCTGTTAAATTTGTGGGTGTTGGTGAACGTGTAGAAGACCTTCAACCCTTTGATGCAGAGGCCTTTGTCAATGCCATCTTTTCGTAAACCAATGTTAGGTTATGTTAATATGGTATGCGGATTATGATTTGTTCTCGTCATTCCtttcaaaattgaaattgaaattttttgcAAATTTGTCATGGTATAACTGGAATTACACGCATTTTGAAAGTACAGAAAATGGCTAAAAAACTGTCCAAGACATGTCTCTTGTATATCTCTATTTAAGCTTTTGTTTATATCAGTTATCCAAACATACTTTTTACCCcagcttctctttctcttctatgGACAGTAATAAAATGCTACCTTGAAAATGTAGAACTCTATGAAAAATGAAATATTAGCATTTTAGTTAAACCAGAAGCACTTTGAATTGTAGCCTTGTGCTTGTAGGACATTTTCTTGCTTGTATTGGCTAtttcaatttacttttccatACCATTGTTGTATATGTTCTGCTTCAAGATCATTTATTAGCAGAAAAGCTTGGCATGGATATGAAGAGCCAATACCAGGTCATAGGAAAGACTGGCAGTGAAGCCATGCTTAGGAGAGGGAAGGCAATCAAGGCATTACAAAACTGTGTAAATGATTTTGTGGTGCAGAGACGATATTGCTTTTGATGCACGTTAGGGTgtatagaaacatttttcattctctGTGGCTCAGTTTTTGACAACACAAAGGTGTTTATATGATGTGCATGTAAACATGTGCCCCATTGTTTGTAATATATCTGTTTGATTAATGATATGTTTTTCTTGCTTAGATTTCTCAGGTTTTTCAGTTtcaaccatcatcaattcatcatctaTGCAAATTTGCACTTGTAAAGGAAATTTACCCATAATAATTATCTAAAAGGTTTGGTTTTTGCCTTTTTGGTAACGTTCATACATTACTGAATGGTAAGTAAAATATTACTACATGAATGATGTGGgtgttatttaaaatttatttaaaaagttaatataaattttaaaaactattgaTATGATTAGAATGGTCTTTACAATGACGTGCTTACATCTCAGTTAATAACAAAGTTAAAAActttataatacaaaattttatgtgtaatacactactactctaggtTGCCACATCATATGTTTGACAATATTTCATATTTGTTTTGTAAATTATCACTAAAAGAGGATAACCCCATTGGAATTAACAGAGGGAAGTAGAACATTATGAATAGGCTAATTCATCTTAAGAATTTTGGTATGACAATCAATATGAATCTAGAGCCACTTGCATCTGAAAGCTATATGTTCATAATCATAGACTAGAAGCTGGCATGTTATAGTAGGTAGAATGACAAATATAGACAGAATTTTCAGTTTTCTTGAGCTTGAAGTCAAGTGCAACTACAGTCAAATTTCTTCCACTCTTCACCACTGAAGCATTAGCTACCACTGCTTCCTGCATAAACCGTTTACATTTCAAAGGGTCGAACCACCAATCAGAAAGTAATTAGGCAATTATGATGAATCCATGATTTAATGTGCTGTTTCTTTAAACTGCACATTGCAGCTTATATGATCTTCATCCAAGTGTTACATTACATGAACTGTTAAGAGGCATATGGCAAATGTCAATGTAAGTCACCATCACCAAGACACCCAACATTGCATTGAGGTTGTGACTTAAGTGACTATTTGCCAAGAATTACCCTGGGTGGTTCgcatattttcttttccattccTGATAATTTTACGCTAGAAATCTTGCATCCAAATTGTTTTTTCAATTCAGGATGCGCAGAATGTGAACCACAAGTCACCTGGTAGGTAGTTAGTCGATGAAATACAAAAACAGAAATTCTAGAGGCACTAACACCCCAAACTTTTGACATTCTATCAGATTTTGCATACACACATGCAAACATGAATAGTATAATTTGCACCCACATTACAGAGTTTGCACACATAGATTGACAAAAAGCATGCACACACAAATCATTATATTTTGCACTCTTTTTGAGTGTTGGTTACATATTGTCCAAAAAATTATTGACCACCTAGCAAGGCtcatacaaaaataaagaaataaagagcTTACATCTATTGGAGTGGCAGAGAGTCGGAGGCCCAGAGTATCAAACACGTTACGAAACATGATGTTCGAATCGGCTCTGGTGTCCACGAGGATTCGCCTGACCAGACCAGTCCCCACCCTTGCTGTGATCACCATAGGAGGGTTCTCCAGCATGTCGTCAAACCATTGGTCCTCTGGACCGAATGCTATTGGCTGGAACCTCCTGGAGGAAGGCACGGGATTAGATGATGACACTGCCAAGACTTTGGCATCCTTCCTGCATGCCGACTTCGACCTGGGAGCCACATCTCTCCCGACTACAACGTTCACAATGGTGAGGCCGCGCTCATTGTCCTCCTCGGGTTCTTGTCTCTGTCTCACGGCACGACTCTTGTCATCGCCAGATCAATTACGATCCCGCCTTTTGGGTTTTCTTATGAGGTAAAAGAACTCTGCCAACTTGCCTTCCCGGATCGCCTGTTCCAAAGCATCTTTTAGGTCGAAACAATCTTGTGTCTTGTGGCCGAAGCCCTTGTGATAGTCACAGTAGAGGTTCTTGTTCCCTCCAGTTCTATCCTTGAGTTGTCGGGGCTTCGACAGGATGCCTTTGTCGGTGATCTGCTGGTAGATTTCGACAATTGGGGCTGCCAGGGGGTGTAGTTGGTAAACTTTCCTACCCGGAGGAACAGCTTGAAGGTTTTAGCTGGAGCTCCGTCCTTGGAGTGCTCCCTAGGCCTTTCCCTGTTACCGGGCTGACGAGCATGGTTATAGGTGGGCTGCCGCTTGTTGGCTGCCATGACCTAGCTAACCTCTTCGTCGTTGATGTACTCCCTAGCCACATTTTTTGTTTCTTGCATTGTCCATACGGGCTTGGTGGTAAGGTGTTTCTTGAAATCCTCGTTCAGCAACCCGTTCGTCAAGCATAAACTGGCCACCGAGTTGGTCATACCGTCAATCTCCAAGCACTCATCATTGAACCTATCTAGGTACTTCCTGGTCGGTTTGCCGCTTCTTTGCGTCACCCCAAGCAAGTTGATCGGGTGCTTCGCTTTATCATACGTGTGGTAAGGCGGTAAGCTGAGCTAGGAAGGCATGGGTGATGTCTGCAAAGGTCATCATGGAGCCTTgggggagggcgttgaaccaacGTATTTCCGGGCCCGTCAAGGTCATAGGGAAGGCACGACATCTCACTTCATCACCTACCCCTTCCAaattcatcctggcctcgaaggccatTAGATGTTCCTGGGGGTCTTGGGTCCcgtcatacctcatgtccgttggcttatCGAAGTGCTTCGGTAGCCGAACCTCGAGGATAGAATGATGGAAAGGGGTTGCCCCCATGATTATGGGACGTCGCATTCTCCTTGGTCTTTCTCTACTATCTTCGTGGTTCTCCTCCGCGGTTTGTCTCGTCGAAGGTCGGATGTAAATTAGGGGATCTCACCGTCTTCTTGGCAACTCCCTGCTTTCCTCTTGGCTTTCTGATTCTGATCGGGGGTTCGGGGTGCGTCTGGAATGACTTCTTCGGGGGCTTCTTCCTCTCCTTTGAGGAGATCGGGAGTGATCTTGTCCAGGAGCTGGTTGGTAGCGCTCCCGGCTTGCTAGCTCGCGTTCTAGGTTCTGCACCCTGTGACGCAGCTCCTGCATTATTCTGGTGTTGTCACTGCCTGTTCCTCCAAAGGGGCGCCTCTCCTGAGAGCGCGAGAGTAGCTCGGGTCATCGCGGGGGGGACCTTGTACGTTCGCGGGAGGAAGCCACAGAGGCCACCCTACCGGTTCGGGGAGCCATCTCTCCCCCGCGTGGTTCGCCTCTGTCATCCGCCTCCACAGGACCCAACAGAAAGTCCATTCAGGCCAGTTTCTACAGACGGTGCCAATGTTCGGGGCTTCGTGTGCCGGACGGGTCGGAGATATTCTCCGGGTGAGATGGTGGGAATCGGCCTGGATCTGCGTCTGGTGAGCGAGTCGTAAGGGTAACGACCTCCCGAGCTTCTGCGGTGTGAGGGAGGTgccacctgcaatgacactccgacgctcaagtcaaaaATGGTACAGATGGCAGTGAGAGTAAAGGTGGTAGTGACGTACCGTGGGGGAGGGGTAGGGCCCTCCCCATATATACACTGTCAGTAGGGTGGGTCCCACAGGAGAGGTCTCTTTCCTAGAAGCTTCCTCTCCCAGCTGTCGCATAGCTGGCTATCAGGAGGTAGGTGCCCGGGTCAAAATCCGGGCGTGGGGTCCGCTAGGTCGGCTAATCGGGTCGGGTCGGACAATGACCCAGCCGGGCCGGCCCGgaacaatatataatataatgattaattttttatatgatttatgtttgttagttttatattttgttaaaagtTTCATAACCTTTTTTTCTACAAAAACGCTATTTGTAcgctaaaattagtcactaaaatcagtcaccaatatattcgtatataaatacatgtgtgatttaatttatttttaatgtgtatttatattccaacatgtattttatacgagtgactgattttagtagctaattttgATATACATGTAGCATTATCCTTTtttctaatataatataattaaaagatgaaattGAATCAGTCCATATTGAGAATTATTATTACAAGTTATGCATCTCTTTCCTTCTTAGCTTTTTTTATTATCTTACAATGACTTATAAGGCTCATCCTTAAACGCTCCTTACTAAGTTTGAAGTGCTGCACACCTTATTAATTCGTTAAATCTAAACtcttcatttattatattttatttgaatggtctagatttaaaaagataacctATTAATCAGGTTAActagtttttttataaattttagatttttttataagaTTCAGATATTGGACTGaagtccaaaataaaaaaaataataaatattaaaagcaCTATGTCTGTACAAAAAAAAGTTACTAggctttagaattaaaataaataatacatgaaaaataaattaaaaatccatgtactaaattcagaaaaaaaagatatattagaatcttaaaaaaaataatattaaatatatattatgtatataatattaaaatttaaataaattttattttgtgtgaaacaaaattataatattaaatataaacacaatgataaattgtgttatataaatttaatatatatataattttattttgtgggaaacaaaattataacattaaatatga
Encoded here:
- the LOC112751249 gene encoding cell division protein FtsY homolog, chloroplastic gives rise to the protein MASSSSSMCASYSSVISRPFYNSQPQFAFFRTGKLGSVPDSGGRFRCMAGQTGFFTKLGRLIKEKAKSDVEKIFSGGFTKTRKNLAVIDELLLYWNLSDTDRVLDELEEALLVSDFGPKITIKIVENLREDILSGKLKSGTEIKEALKQNVLDLLTTKVSKTELQLGFRKPAVIMIVGVNGGGKTTSLGKLAYRLKKEGAKILMAAGDTFRAAAGDQLEIWAERTDCEIVRAESEKAKASSVLTQAVKKGKELGFDIVLCDTSGRLHTNYSLMEELISCKKAVSKVVAGAPNEILLVLDGTTGLNMLPQAREFNEVVGVTGLILTKLDGSARGGCVVSVVDELGIPVKFVGVGERVEDLQPFDAEAFVNAIFS